TTTGTTCAACGAAATGAAATTGTTGCAGTGCTTGTTCTTTGCAACTTATGTGCATGATTTCTATACCATTGCGGCGTTGGGATTTTGATATGAAGTATTTGGCTTACAGGCCGGTGACGGACTATAATGAGATCACAAATCACTTCATCGAATCCATATATGTTCATTTTTACAACACCAGATTGCGGGTATTAATCAAGTCATTTCAAATTTTTAGTGATATCTTGATTAGGACTAAAGTAATATTGCTTGCCTTACCTGTTTGCTTTTGGGTTATTGTTTGTGCTGTACTGATAGAAACAACAAAGTAGTAGTATGACTACTCAGCCACAGATGACAAATCTATCTAATACGCCCGTGAAAGGATATCAAGCTCCCATTGCAAATCAAGTAAGATCCTTATTCAATTCACGTGTGCTGGGCTACGGTTTACTTATGCAACCTTCTAATGAGCTGTTTTCAGTACACTGGTCAAGCAGGCGGTGATAGTTGGAAGAGCCTTGAGCAGATGGTCTTAGATTTTCTGCAACTTCCTTCATGCGAGTAAGTGCCTTCTTAACAATGATGCAATTCTTTTCATTTCATCCTCCCTATTTTCATTTTCGTGCTTGTTAGTCTTGAATTTGCAATCTAGATGCATAGTTAAGAAAATAGATGGTTTCTAAGTTGTTTTCTTTCCTCATACATGTATATCTTTTTGGTTTTGATGGCCgatgaatgtttttttttctcgtccctttttctctctttcatgaATAGATGACTAACTTCTTTGAGACTCGGCCCCCATAGCTTGGTGAATTGTTTATTATACTTGTTAGGATTCTTAAATGACCCAAGCACCACCAGGAAAAGGTTTTTCCTAGATGAGAATTATTCGGAAGAGCTGTAGTCCTAATCTAACAAATTGGTCTTTCCTTTTTCTGGAGTAGAGGAGCAGTATATCTACTTAAGTATAGAATTGTACAACATAAACGAAGCCTAGAACGCTTCTCTCACTGGTTTCTTTCCCTGCTCATCGATTTCTTAGTTTAGATTTATTATTACAGTCTCTATACATTTATTTTGTATGTAGTTCTGAAAGAGGCGCACACCGTGATGTCATTGCTCAACAGCTCAAAGTTCCACTAGAGAAGCTCATGTATTACTCTCTCCTCTCACAGTAAAACTTATCTTGCAAGTTAGGATTGTAACTTAAAATTTACcatttttgttattgttttgcAGTCCGGCGATGAAAAATCTAGAAGAGGAAGGCCTAATCTACTCAACAACCGATGATTACCACTTCAAATCAACCGCCAACGGTTGACGTTTCTATTATGGTAACTAACGAATTGAAGTGAAGTTTTTTTCAGTGCCGTTGTTTCGCTTCATCTATAGTTTAAGTTGGGTAAATCACTGTGGTCAAAATATGATGCTGAAACGTCTGTTTTAGCCTCTATAACAGCGATCCAAAATCCCACATGGCTATGCCTTGTTTATAGTTGATGCTATTATTGTGATGTTTGTTTGTATTTTCAACATATGTGAAGTGTGCTAATACGCCACAGGGTGCCAGCAGCCTGGAGAGGTGGATTTGGCCGACTCCAGGACTTCTTTCCAATCCGCAAACAGTAACTTTTTCCCTTGCGAAATTAGAGGATAGAACACTGTTCATTTTTACCTGCGTTGCTAACTAACTCAAAACTTTTAAACCAATAGGACAATAATggcaaataatatatttaggaaataaactAAGAATATAGCACAAGaattaaatatttgtaaaattagcaaatgttggttagtcgattgataattttttttaaatgtcaagtttATCTTTTAGTTGTTATTACAAATAGAAGCTATCGCTAATAGTTGATATCAACGATAGCAACAGATAGCAAATTTCTCAAATCAATTGCTATCCTCAATAGTTGCTTAATGgctttcaattttaaaaaatcaagaatAACTCGTAATGGTGGTAAAATGAAAGTATCGCTGATAGAAGCTATTTCATTTGAAAACTTTAGAAAAAAAGCATACAAACAGGTGATTGTATGTGAGTTTTGTAGTCTTTTCCTagtttttgtattatatatgtaactattttataatttttattcttgtgttatatattttatgattttttacTTAAATGTTGGTACTCTTGTTTTATCTAATGTGCTTTCACAAGTTGAAACCTGTTAGAACCATGATCCTTAAGATCTTAGAAACATCCTTTTTATGTAAGGTTTTAAAATATGGGTTCTTTGCTGGATAAACGTTTACCATAAGTGCCTCCTGACCCTATAAGACATAAGTAACCCTTGGAACCCGTTTTTAAGCTACCGTTTTGTATAATCATTTGC
The sequence above is drawn from the Cucumis melo cultivar AY chromosome 2, USDA_Cmelo_AY_1.0, whole genome shotgun sequence genome and encodes:
- the LOC103494262 gene encoding replication protein A 32 kDa subunit B-like isoform X1 — translated: MYASQFDGNAAFSGGGFMPSQTTQAPDHSFSPAKNRDVQALLPLTVKQINDAFLSSDDKSNFVIDGVDVNNVKLVGMVRNRAGRITDVTFALDDGTGRIDCSKWVNEAADSNEVEGILDGMYVRVHGHLKSFQGKRTLNVFSISACSLQLMCMISIPLRRWDFDMKYLAYRPVTDYNEITNHFIESIYVHFYNTRLRKQQSSSMTTQPQMTNLSNTPVKGYQAPIANQYTGQAGGDSWKSLEQMVLDFLQLPSCDSERGAHRDVIAQQLKVPLEKLIPAMKNLEEEGLIYSTTDDYHFKSTANG